The genome window ACACCTGGCCGGAAGTGATCGCAACGCCGATCGCCCACGAAGTGCGCAACGTTCTCAATGTTCAGCGCAGCGGTCTGTTGACCATCAGTGTGATCGCGGCCGCCTATTTCGCCTCCAACGGCATTGAAGCACTGCGCGTTGCGCTCAACCGGGCTTACCGGGTCATCGATACGCGCTCGATCATCTATTGCCGCCTGCAAAGCCTGGGTTATGTCGTCGTTGCGACCATCGGTATCATGGCGATCAGCTTTCTGTTGGTTCTGGCGCCGCTGGCCGTCCGCATTGCCGAAAAATGGATACCGGAGATTGCGCTCGTGTCCGGAACGATCGGCTTCTGGCGCTATGTCATTGCAACAGGAGTGCTCGTCGTCGGCCTTCTGGTGGTGCATCTGTGGCTGCCGGCGGGGCGCCGGCGACTGGTCGATATCCTTCCGGGTATCCTGCTGACGCTCATCGCCTGGACTGCTGGCGCCACAATCTTTGCCAACTATCTTGAAACCTTCGCAACTTATGTGTCGACCTATGCGGGTCTGGCCTCGATCATGGCGGCCATCGTTTTCCTCTACATCATTGCCGCGATCTTCATCATCGGCGCCGAGATCAATGCCGCAATCATCCGCTATTGGGAAGGCAAGGCAGCCGAACGCCTCTGACCGGTCGACAGGGCGACGCCAAGTGTCGCGATGAACATCCCGAACAGCTGGAACAGTGTCAGCGTTTCACCGAAGAGTGCGTAGGCCATCAGGGCGGTGACACCCGGCACCAGATAAAACAGCGATGCGACCTTCGACACAGCGCCCTGGTTGATGAGAATCATCAGGAGCAGCACTGCACCAATGGAAAGGACGAACACCAGCCAGAACATGGCGAAGACCAGCGATCCGGACCAGATGATGATGTGCGTCTCGAACAGCAGCGAGAATATGCCGGTAAGTACCGCGGCACCGAGATATTGCAGCGCCGTTCCGGCCTTCAGGTCAATCGCACCGACAAAGCGCTTCTGCCATACCGTACCGGCGCTGATGGCAAGTACCGATACGATCGATGCGGTCACGGTCGCTGGAGTGATGCCGTCAGCGGAAATCGACAGTTTGGGCCAGAGGACCATGGCGACGCCGCTGAAGCCTACGGCCAGTCCGGCCCAGTGACGCGGCTGGATTGTCTCGCGAAGAGCCAGGCCGGCAATCAACGCCGTGATCAATGGCTGCAACCCGACAACGAGAGCCGACATGCCCGCCGGCAGTCCATTGTGGATGGCCCAGAAGACAGCTCCGAGATAGACGCCGTGTATGAGGCAACCGGCAATGATCGCATGCATGGCGCCGCGCTTGTTGGGCCAGCGGTTGCCGGCAAGGACCACCCAGATGCCAAGGATTGCCCCGGCAATGACAAACCGCGCCGTCAGAAACAGGAACGGCTCCATGTAAGGCATGGCGTAACGCGCGCCGATGAAGCCGGTGGCCCAGAGAACGACGAACAAGGCAGGGAAAAAGCGGACGGGCATGAGTTGGGAACCGGATCGGTAGGAGTACGCTGCTGTCTATATCAACAAATGCTGGACTACCAGTTGTTGTTTGTGGGCCAATGATTGGCGAGTGCTGGTGATGCCGATTATCTCTGCCCTTGTGGGGCAGTTAGCCCTTAGAAAATCCAAGTGAGGGGATAGGCTGATGTTTCCAAAATTCCCCTCTCTTGCGATTTCTAGCACTTAGCTCACGCTAAGATGCTGAAATCGCGTTCTCCCCCACAAGGGGGGAGATAACCGCGTGATCCATCGGCGATAAGCTGGCTATAACCCCACCAAGCGATAGATTTCTTGGCGCGTTTCGCCTTGAGAGCGCAATTCGCGCAGGGCTGTGTCCTTGCGGCTCTTCGAGAGTTTCTCGCCATCGAGATCGAGCACCAGCGCGTGATGATGGTAGACAGGCGGCTCGATGCCAAAAAGCCGCTGCAAGAGGCGGTGAACGCTGGTGGCATGAAAGAGGTCCCTGCCGCGCACGACATGGGTGATGCCCTGCAAGGCATCGTCTATGACGACGGAGAGATGGTAGCTCGTCGGCATGTCCTTGCGCGCGATGATGACGTCGCCCCAATCCTGCGGCCGCGCTTCGACGGTGTGTTTCTCAGGTGCCGTTTCGCTCCAGGAAAGCGGCTCGCCGATCTGCGCGATGGCACGGTCCATGTTCAGTCGCCACGAGAATGGTCGCCCCTCGCTGATCAGCTTTTCGCGCTCACGTTTTGATAGTTCTTTGTCGGCCTGCGGATAGAGCAGTGCGCCGTCGGGATCACGCGGCCAGTTGTTCTTGTCGCCAGCAATCCTTTCAATCTCGCGCTTGATGTCGCCGCGGCTGAGAAAGGCCGGATAAACAAGATCCATGCTGATCAGCTTGCTCAGCGCCTCCTGGTAGACCGCGAAATGTTCCGATTGACGGCGAACGGGCGTCTCCCACTCAAAACCGATCCAGTGCAAATCCTCGAGCATCGTTTGTTCGAGATCGGGCGTGCAGCGCTCACGGTCGATGTCTTCCATGCGCAGGAGCAATCGACCGCCCGTTGTGCGTGCCATTTGCTGGTTCAGCAAAGCCGAATAGGCATGGCCGAGGTGCAGATGGCCATTGGGACTTGGAGCAAAACGAAAAACAGGAACTGTCATGAGTGATGAGTGGCGTTCTTGCGTCAGTGTCTTACTGATTGATACGGTGTTTGCGAAACGAAGCAAAGCGAACGATTGAAATGCGCAGGATAGATACGCTCGATGATATCGC of Phyllobacterium zundukense contains these proteins:
- a CDS encoding YihY/virulence factor BrkB family protein, with the translated sequence MRKVYAFLRRVAVDAVGHFLNDDGWALASHVALSGMMALFPFLIFATALASFLGASAFTDTAVHVIFDTWPEVIATPIAHEVRNVLNVQRSGLLTISVIAAAYFASNGIEALRVALNRAYRVIDTRSIIYCRLQSLGYVVVATIGIMAISFLLVLAPLAVRIAEKWIPEIALVSGTIGFWRYVIATGVLVVGLLVVHLWLPAGRRRLVDILPGILLTLIAWTAGATIFANYLETFATYVSTYAGLASIMAAIVFLYIIAAIFIIGAEINAAIIRYWEGKAAERL
- a CDS encoding DMT family transporter gives rise to the protein MPVRFFPALFVVLWATGFIGARYAMPYMEPFLFLTARFVIAGAILGIWVVLAGNRWPNKRGAMHAIIAGCLIHGVYLGAVFWAIHNGLPAGMSALVVGLQPLITALIAGLALRETIQPRHWAGLAVGFSGVAMVLWPKLSISADGITPATVTASIVSVLAISAGTVWQKRFVGAIDLKAGTALQYLGAAVLTGIFSLLFETHIIIWSGSLVFAMFWLVFVLSIGAVLLLMILINQGAVSKVASLFYLVPGVTALMAYALFGETLTLFQLFGMFIATLGVALSTGQRRSAALPSQ
- the gluQRS gene encoding tRNA glutamyl-Q(34) synthetase GluQRS; this encodes MTVPVFRFAPSPNGHLHLGHAYSALLNQQMARTTGGRLLLRMEDIDRERCTPDLEQTMLEDLHWIGFEWETPVRRQSEHFAVYQEALSKLISMDLVYPAFLSRGDIKREIERIAGDKNNWPRDPDGALLYPQADKELSKREREKLISEGRPFSWRLNMDRAIAQIGEPLSWSETAPEKHTVEARPQDWGDVIIARKDMPTSYHLSVVIDDALQGITHVVRGRDLFHATSVHRLLQRLFGIEPPVYHHHALVLDLDGEKLSKSRKDTALRELRSQGETRQEIYRLVGL